In one window of Rathayibacter caricis DSM 15933 DNA:
- a CDS encoding zf-HC2 domain-containing protein encodes MTDCGCTKAKAELEEFLHNELCKEDAADIREHMANCPDCSGEAKVGVVLTVAVQRACKETAPEDLRAQVLGMLREAQASHSTETVSA; translated from the coding sequence ATGACCGATTGCGGTTGCACCAAGGCGAAGGCGGAACTCGAGGAGTTCCTGCACAACGAGCTGTGCAAGGAGGACGCCGCCGACATCCGCGAGCACATGGCGAACTGCCCCGACTGCTCCGGCGAGGCGAAGGTCGGCGTCGTGCTGACCGTCGCGGTGCAGCGCGCGTGCAAGGAGACGGCGCCGGAGGACCTCCGCGCCCAGGTGCTCGGCATGCTGCGCGAGGCGCAGGCGTCGCACTCGACGGAGACCGTCAGCGCGTAG
- a CDS encoding sigma-70 family RNA polymerase sigma factor, with amino-acid sequence MTRDDTTRPRTAAEAPAPDEAEQTIEETVEESLEHAATVEPDAPVDLRALFEQQALPFIDQLYAAGLRMTKNPSDAQDLVQETFAKAFGAFRQFEQGTNLKAWLYRILTNTFINSYRKKQREPYQSAIDELEDWQLGGAESTTATSSRSAEAEAIDHLPDTAVKEALQAIPEDFRLAVYFADVEGFSYQEIADIMKTPVGTVMSRLHRGRRMLRERLTDYARERGFRAAFTSGSTK; translated from the coding sequence ATGACACGCGACGACACCACACGCCCCCGCACCGCCGCCGAGGCGCCGGCGCCCGACGAGGCGGAGCAGACGATCGAGGAGACCGTCGAGGAGTCCCTCGAGCACGCCGCGACCGTCGAGCCCGACGCGCCCGTCGACCTCCGCGCGCTCTTCGAGCAGCAGGCGCTGCCCTTCATCGACCAGCTGTACGCGGCGGGTCTGCGGATGACGAAGAACCCCTCCGACGCCCAGGACCTCGTCCAGGAGACTTTCGCGAAGGCGTTCGGCGCGTTCCGCCAGTTCGAGCAGGGCACGAACCTCAAGGCGTGGCTCTACCGGATCCTCACCAACACGTTCATCAACTCGTACCGCAAGAAGCAGCGCGAGCCCTATCAGAGCGCCATCGACGAGCTCGAGGACTGGCAGCTGGGCGGCGCCGAGTCGACGACCGCCACGTCCAGCCGCTCGGCCGAGGCCGAGGCGATCGACCACCTCCCCGACACCGCCGTCAAGGAGGCCCTGCAGGCGATCCCGGAGGACTTCCGGCTCGCCGTGTATTTCGCCGATGTCGAAGGATTCTCCTACCAGGAGATCGCGGACATCATGAAGACCCCCGTCGGGACCGTCATGAGCCGGCTGCACCGCGGCCGCCGCATGCTGCGCGAACGACTCACCGACTACGCACGCGAGCGCGGGTTCCGCGCCGCTTTCACTTCCGGGAGCACGAAATGA